aatcattaatatattactaatatttgttatcattttattatatcattcatCCAATCCCACAAAATCATACATAATAATCTCCATGTTATTCTGTTAATTAAAACCAAGATTTTGCATCAGGATGTTCAATGAATGTCCAAAAGTGACATTCTCGATTCATATATAGAACAAATGCCAATAAATAaaccaattaatttatttttatttattaaaagtaaacCAAATAAGAAtcgtatactaaaaaattatggtattctatatataattttgtcatGTGTTCCATATATCTTGGTGCCGCGGGATAATCCTAGTAAgaaaatatacaacaaaaataatggCAAGCTTCACAATCTTCTGTGCCCAGCCTGAATTTTTGGTACCTTTGACTTCCAAATCAAACAATAACCATCCAATTTGTCACAAACAGTAAGTTTGCTCTCTCTCAAGTCTCAACCACCCCATTTCTCTGAACATGGACTCCACTTTCTTCCAACTCTCTTAAACAAAAcattaatcaaattgattttctcCGTCTGTGATTCCATTCCATGCTATTCTTAGCAGGAGGGTCTTGAcgttattttctttctttctttcctggaAGATTGTTATCATTCTTTCCTAGAGCCTTGAACTGGTGAGAGGTTTTGTTTTACAGGGTTTTCTCTCCTCCCCCCTGTTCACTGTACATAAACTGTGTGTTGGATATACATGGTTCGAGCGTTGGGACAAGAACAGGAAAATTATGGGTCATTGTTTCGCTTCAAAAGGTTCCATTCTAGGAGTTTGAGCAGTGAGACTGGCAGTAGAGAAAGTGAACCTGCTATGGAAGATGGGAGTTTGTTTAGGATTGCTTTAAAAGCTCGACAAGATCAACCTTCATCTGAAAAGCCACGGCTTGGCAGGGGTACTACTCGATCCGATAGGGGGAAGTCTCGCCATTCCAGGGAAGACTCTATGGATGCTTCTCAGTATATTGAAAAACTCCAACACGGTCAGTCCAATATCAAAGTTCTAAACTACTAGCGAATACTTGCTTCCATATgaataattcatttaatataGATTTTTTGCTTGTTCAGATATGGAGCAAATGAAGGAAAGATTTGCTAAATTGCTTCTGGGGGAGGATATGTCTGGTGGAGGAAAGGGTGTTTCATCAGCTTTAGCATTGTCGAATGCCATTACGAACCTTGCAGCTTCTGCATTCAGTGAGCAAAACCGTTTGGAGCCCATGGCAGCTGAAACAAAAGCTAGGTGGAGGAAAGAAATCGATTGGCTCTTATCGGTGACTGATCACATAGTTGAATTTGTTGCTTCTCGACAGAAATCTAACGATGGCAGCAGTATGGAGGTAcccatataattattatacatgaTCTTAacttttccttattttcttgAGATCAAATCTTGATATGAATCTTGTGTTACTTGATTTTAAAGATCATGGTGACACGACAAAGAAATGATCTTCACATGAACATCCCTGCATTGCGCAAGCTTGATGCAATGCTTCTTGTAAGTAGATTCATTTGTCATGCGGTTCATTGAGGCTTATGCATTTTCAATTCAAGGaatatcacattttttatttgcaGGATTGTTTAGACAATTTCAAGGACAAAAATGAGTTCTATTATCTATCAAAGGACGCTCCAGATGGCGCCAAAAGGAATGGTGATAAGTGGTGGCTGCCTACGGTTAAAGTTCCTGAAGGAGGCCTATCCGAAGTGGCAAGAAAATTTCTGCAATTTCAAAAAGATTGTGTAAACCAAGTGCTCAAGGCTGCCATGGCCATAAATTCTCAAGTTCTATCAGAAATGGAGATCCCTGAGAATTACATTGAATCGTTGCCTAAGGTAATAGTAAGACAGAACAAGTCTTTCTAAAATGTAGCATATGTTCATGGCTAAGATCAATGCCTCACTACTTTCATACGGTTCTTTTTTAGAATGGGAGGGCAAGTCTTGGAGACTCAATCTATCGAAGTATTACGGTTGAATATTTTAATCCTGACCAATTCCTCTCCACAATGGACTTATCATCAGAACACAAAATCCTGGGCCTCAAGAACAGAATGGAGGCTTCCATAGTGATTTGGAAGAGAAAGATGGTCCAAAAAGATGGAAAATCAGGTTGGGGTTCAGGTGTGAGCATGGAGAAGAGAGAACTCTTTGAAGAGAGAGCAGAGACAATCTTAATCATCCTCAAACAAAGATTCCCTGGAATTCCTCAATCTTCACTAGATGTTAGCAAAATTCAATACAACAAGGTAAAAAGAGACTAGTGTTGTTACCAGTTGGAAAAACAATGGCTGCCATGTGATGTTCAAAGAGCTTTTTCACTGATTTGTTCTTTGCATAATAGGATGTTGGGCAGGCAGTCCTGGAAAGTTATTCCAGAATACTTGAAACTTTGGCCTATACAGTCTTGTCTCGAATCGAAGATGTACTCTATGCCGATTATGTCAGTAAAAATCCATCTGAAGCAAATGATACAAGAAATCCTTTAATAGATAATGAAATGACAGGAACAGAATGTTTACTGGAACACAGCGCTTCAAATGTAAAGATACAGACACTGTTAGATTTTATGGGTTGGGATGCAGAGCAAGGCGATTATGAAGAAAAGATGAACCCAGAAGATCAATACGATGAACCTGCAAAAGAAGGTGAAAGCAAATAGACACAAAAACTTGCAGACATAGTGACTCAGAAGAGGGCTTCTTACCTTGACGGCTTAACTAGTCTAAGAAGTCCAACAGCACGCCACTGAGTAAATCATAGGGGAAGAATGTAAACcatcaaaaatagaaaaactgacaccagaaagagagaaaaagtgaTGTAAAAGGAAGCACAAGAAAGAGTGAGAAAGCCTGACCTTCAAGGGGgtgtttagtttgggtaatgtttgattactaaaatagaaagattatcttgaagatagattacttataagattactggatataaataattactatgtttgataaaatttgataggtataaataattattgtgtttagttaaaggtaataaaatattactaataaattattttacttaaatgcctttgaatataattatttttaaatattttttatattatttgtcttattaattaaaaataaatttatttttatctcaaaaaattaataaataataatataattataataaactcaagattacctcagtaatctttaaatacctaaggtgaaagtggtaatcagattaccacctatattacctgtcacgtcagcattgataatagaagattactgtaatcttttattactgacaaaccaaacaatgaaataaaagatagattatcgagataataataaatttcccCAACCAAACACACCCCAAGTGTAAACCTCAGGATTTGCGGAACATTTGATTCTTTATTCTCATCTTAATCTTTTGTAACTAAGGAAGAATGAGTCAAACTGTTGTTTTCAgatgtaagtttttttttcttttccttgcaCAAGGTCTCTTTTAGTAAATAAACGCTACTGAGATAAGCTTCAGTGATGACTTTCATCTGGGATTTCTCCAAGCTTGCTGTAAGCATCATGTGTAATTGTGTTTGACAGTTGTATgatttctggttttttttttacttcagaATCAGAAGTTTAAGACAATAAGACCAAGTGATAATTAAACAAAGAGTTTGTAGTTAAAGGCACTGAAAATGAAGCAAATATATatgcattgataatagaagggATGTTAAGTAGGATTTGGAGAAACCTACAAGTTTGCAATAAGAAGAAAATACATAGAatcaaagttaataaaattgggGATTGATGTCAAAGTAATTTAGATCTTGCCACGGGGACCAAGCTTTGGTGGAAGTTGAGGACCCTTCTTGATTGGTAGAATGTCACCACTAGCAGTTGAACTGAAGTATGCAAGGGTAATACCACCTCCCAATATCAAGAACTTGAGCAATAATCCCCTCTTGGTGAATGGAGCTGCAAATGTCTCAAAGAACTTGCTCTGCAATTCCGTATACACGCAAAATAAATAAGTTACCTTCCACTTTACACTCAAAAAAAATATCACTGTAGAATGGAAAACCAAGCTTTCATAGCTCAGTTGGTTAGAGCACCCGTTTAGTAAGCGGGAGGTCTTGAGTTCGACTCTCAATGAAAGCAGCGGcgcatatattttttcatataacagattttttaattttaattaatttattttgcttACAAATATAGgtgaaaaacaaacaaacctgAAGAGGGTTGTATGGAGATGGAGCATCTGAGCCATACAAATCCCACTGCCCAGTAGTGTTACCCAAATCCTCCAAGTCAAAGTAAACACTCTTGTCACCATACTTAGCTACCACAGCACCAGCTCTGCATGTTACCAATTCAAACATTAGCCGAAATTTTTCTGTGAATAAACTTCTTATGCAAATTGAATTGATCTCTGATTAGTAGTTGAATACCAACCTGACT
Above is a genomic segment from Mangifera indica cultivar Alphonso chromosome 3, CATAS_Mindica_2.1, whole genome shotgun sequence containing:
- the LOC123209961 gene encoding rop guanine nucleotide exchange factor 12-like gives rise to the protein MVRALGQEQENYGSLFRFKRFHSRSLSSETGSRESEPAMEDGSLFRIALKARQDQPSSEKPRLGRGTTRSDRGKSRHSREDSMDASQYIEKLQHDMEQMKERFAKLLLGEDMSGGGKGVSSALALSNAITNLAASAFSEQNRLEPMAAETKARWRKEIDWLLSVTDHIVEFVASRQKSNDGSSMEIMVTRQRNDLHMNIPALRKLDAMLLDCLDNFKDKNEFYYLSKDAPDGAKRNGDKWWLPTVKVPEGGLSEVARKFLQFQKDCVNQVLKAAMAINSQVLSEMEIPENYIESLPKNGRASLGDSIYRSITVEYFNPDQFLSTMDLSSEHKILGLKNRMEASIVIWKRKMVQKDGKSGWGSGVSMEKRELFEERAETILIILKQRFPGIPQSSLDVSKIQYNKDVGQAVLESYSRILETLAYTVLSRIEDVLYADYVSKNPSEANDTRNPLIDNEMTGTECLLEHSASNVKIQTLLDFMGWDAEQGDYEEKMNPEDQYDEPAKEGESK
- the LOC123209959 gene encoding photosystem I reaction center subunit VI-2, chloroplastic-like, which encodes MASLATIAAVQPTTIKGLGGSSLAGTKLSVKPASQSLRLKKVRAGAVVAKYGDKSVYFDLEDLGNTTGQWDLYGSDAPSPYNPLQSKFFETFAAPFTKRGLLLKFLILGGGITLAYFSSTASGDILPIKKGPQLPPKLGPRGKI